In Desulfarculaceae bacterium, the following are encoded in one genomic region:
- a CDS encoding 2-hydroxyacid dehydrogenase: MRIIKASHNFPAIVPLLREFLPGHDLVPVGEEELAEACRGADVLIPTMARIPAEVITGSSLKLIQQMGVGLEGVDIAAATARGIPVCNVPADQATANAESTSEHAVFLMMAAARRLGEHRAHLDSGPWGAPLGMALHGSKALVVGLGRVGKALAQRLVALGMSVSAVKATPSPGLAEELGLAELGGPDDFLRLLGQADFVTAALTANPGTLGLFNVEAFLAMKPGAILVNVGRGGVIDERALIGALDAGRLGGVGLDVFAAEPPAPDNPLLHHPLVVATPHVAGVTAQSFAQIGRQVADNILRLERGEKLKFRAN, from the coding sequence ATGCGCATCATCAAGGCCAGTCACAACTTCCCCGCCATCGTGCCCCTCCTGCGCGAGTTTCTGCCCGGCCACGACCTCGTCCCCGTGGGCGAGGAGGAGCTGGCCGAGGCCTGCCGCGGGGCCGACGTGCTCATACCCACCATGGCCCGCATCCCGGCCGAGGTGATCACCGGCTCCTCGCTCAAGCTCATCCAGCAGATGGGGGTGGGCCTGGAAGGGGTGGACATCGCGGCGGCCACGGCCCGGGGCATCCCGGTGTGCAACGTGCCCGCCGACCAGGCAACGGCCAACGCGGAGAGCACCTCTGAGCACGCGGTGTTTCTGATGATGGCCGCGGCCCGCCGTTTGGGCGAGCACCGGGCCCATTTGGACAGCGGCCCCTGGGGCGCGCCCTTGGGGATGGCCCTGCACGGCAGCAAGGCCCTGGTGGTGGGCCTAGGCCGGGTGGGTAAGGCCCTGGCTCAGAGGCTCGTCGCCTTGGGCATGAGCGTCAGCGCGGTCAAGGCCACGCCGTCGCCCGGCCTGGCCGAGGAGCTGGGCCTGGCCGAGCTGGGCGGGCCGGATGACTTCCTGCGTCTATTGGGCCAAGCCGACTTCGTCACCGCCGCGCTCACCGCCAACCCCGGCACCCTGGGCCTGTTCAATGTGGAGGCCTTTTTGGCCATGAAGCCCGGGGCCATCCTGGTCAACGTGGGCCGGGGCGGGGTGATCGACGAGCGGGCCCTGATCGGGGCCTTGGACGCGGGCCGTTTGGGCGGGGTGGGCCTGGACGTTTTCGCGGCCGAGCCCCCCGCGCCGGACAACCCCCTGTTGCACCACCCCCTGGTGGTGGCCACCCCCCATGTGGCCGGGGTCACCGCCCAGAGCTTCGCCCAGATCGGCCGCCAGGTGGCGGACAACATCCTGCGCCTGGAGCGCGGCGAAAAGCTGAAGTTCCGGGCGAACTAG
- a CDS encoding epoxyqueuosine reductase QueH, with amino-acid sequence MRILLHICCGPCAIMPVHDLRHEGHELRALFYNPNIQPYTENQRRLQTLESWAAGEELPLIVQDEYDPESWLRNVAWRESERCAPCLAQRLERAAAVAKRGGFDAFSSTLLYSKRQKHRLIKELGTAAGKRRGVEFLYRDWRPFWQEGIERSKAAGMYRQQYCGCIFSERDRFLGSPAGPTGRKQS; translated from the coding sequence ATGCGAATACTTCTGCATATATGCTGCGGGCCTTGCGCCATCATGCCGGTTCACGACCTGCGCCACGAGGGGCATGAGCTGCGCGCGCTGTTCTACAACCCCAACATCCAGCCCTACACCGAGAACCAGCGTCGCCTTCAGACCCTGGAGTCCTGGGCGGCCGGGGAAGAGTTGCCTCTCATCGTGCAGGACGAGTACGACCCCGAATCCTGGCTGCGAAATGTGGCCTGGCGCGAGAGCGAGCGCTGCGCCCCCTGCCTGGCCCAGCGCCTGGAGCGGGCGGCGGCGGTGGCCAAGCGGGGCGGGTTTGATGCCTTTAGCAGCACTCTGTTATACTCCAAACGGCAGAAGCACCGGCTCATCAAGGAGTTGGGCACGGCGGCCGGCAAGCGGCGGGGGGTGGAATTCCTCTACCGCGACTGGCGGCCTTTCTGGCAAGAAGGTATAGAACGCTCCAAGGCGGCTGGGATGTACCGCCAGCAGTACTGCGGATGCATCTTCTCGGAGCGGGACCGCTTTTTGGGGAGCCCCGCTGGTCCGACGGGGAGAAAACAATCGTGA
- a CDS encoding DUF3786 domain-containing protein produces MFDSDKPDAYEKVYLGLTERLAQMDLAPAGASLGLERRGSEWAVTLLGREYLVGPQGVRAADGGNSTVSQRIVLAWLLIHGGSGEPAGSFVPYRELPGGADFARTLSQLVDVRLAGAFAGKLAQLSAAAAELGGEALPTSSASDGAWRFPALPKLPLELRFYDADEEFPAEAKMLYDITAPNFLDLECLAALGHILVLELERAAGMSATA; encoded by the coding sequence ATGTTCGATTCCGACAAGCCCGACGCCTATGAAAAGGTCTACCTCGGCCTGACCGAGCGCCTGGCCCAGATGGACCTGGCCCCGGCCGGGGCCAGCCTGGGCCTGGAGCGGCGCGGGTCCGAGTGGGCCGTTACGCTCCTGGGCCGGGAGTACCTGGTGGGCCCGCAGGGGGTGCGCGCGGCCGACGGCGGCAACTCCACCGTGTCCCAGCGCATCGTGCTGGCCTGGCTTCTGATCCACGGGGGCAGCGGCGAGCCGGCCGGGAGCTTCGTGCCCTACCGCGAGCTGCCCGGCGGGGCCGACTTCGCCCGCACCCTGAGCCAGCTGGTGGATGTTCGCCTGGCCGGGGCCTTTGCCGGCAAGCTGGCGCAGCTGAGCGCCGCCGCCGCCGAGCTGGGCGGCGAGGCCCTGCCCACCAGCAGCGCCTCGGACGGGGCCTGGCGCTTCCCGGCCCTGCCCAAGCTGCCCCTGGAGCTTCGCTTCTACGACGCGGACGAGGAGTTCCCGGCCGAGGCCAAGATGCTCTACGACATCACCGCGCCCAACTTCCTGGACCTGGAGTGCCTGGCCGCGCTGGGCCATATCCTGGTCTTGGAGCTGGAGCGGGCGGCGGGGATGTCCGCCACCGCTTGA
- a CDS encoding phage major capsid protein, whose translation MKQTKIIELLEQATGLSLDEASLKGLIDERLEKVLAAVEPGRVSLGGPSGLPGVGLSKYLGDVRRLGMGQSPKHLETGELVSAGGAALKQVEAPRAKDLREGATTAGGYLVPGEESGEVLNLVNNFSAVKGLCRTVPMNSHQITFPTITSGLSAYWVPEAVDSETYGLGDGAAHGEKPRSDATFGQLALSAHVLAVKVVVSNQLLDDSDPGVDAVLRNLFAETIGQAFDVACLRGAGSATDPITGLAGKISTNALSVSGTFGFDDLAGLIFAVYENAPHAASVPVIGHPKAEKVLMTLKDDNGDYIYRQPGQPRAEGAERPLVWGEPFVRDPNVLTNLGDGTDETRLFAGDFAGSALVGLRQGLVVKTNPWAEPYFSYNQTAFLAEVRMGFNLSEEKRFAMLSAVPTA comes from the coding sequence ATGAAGCAGACCAAGATCATCGAGCTGTTGGAGCAGGCCACCGGCCTGTCCCTGGACGAGGCCAGCCTCAAGGGGCTGATCGACGAGCGCCTGGAAAAGGTGCTGGCCGCGGTGGAGCCGGGCCGGGTGAGCCTCGGCGGGCCCTCCGGGCTGCCCGGCGTGGGCCTGAGCAAATACCTGGGCGACGTGCGACGCCTGGGCATGGGCCAGTCGCCCAAGCACCTGGAGACCGGGGAGCTGGTGAGCGCCGGGGGCGCGGCCCTCAAGCAGGTGGAGGCGCCCCGGGCCAAGGACCTGCGCGAAGGGGCCACCACCGCCGGGGGCTACCTGGTGCCCGGCGAGGAGTCCGGCGAGGTCTTGAACCTGGTAAACAATTTCAGCGCGGTGAAGGGCCTGTGCCGCACGGTGCCCATGAACAGCCACCAGATCACCTTCCCCACCATCACCAGCGGCCTGAGCGCCTACTGGGTGCCCGAGGCCGTGGACAGCGAGACCTACGGCCTGGGCGACGGCGCGGCCCATGGCGAGAAGCCGCGCAGTGACGCCACCTTCGGCCAGCTGGCCCTGAGCGCCCATGTCTTGGCGGTCAAGGTGGTGGTGAGCAACCAGCTGTTGGACGACTCGGACCCCGGGGTGGATGCGGTGCTCAGGAACCTCTTCGCCGAGACCATCGGCCAGGCCTTTGACGTGGCCTGCCTGCGGGGCGCGGGCTCGGCCACCGACCCCATCACCGGCCTGGCCGGCAAGATAAGCACCAACGCCCTGAGCGTGAGCGGCACCTTCGGCTTCGACGACCTGGCCGGGCTCATCTTCGCGGTGTACGAGAACGCGCCCCACGCGGCCAGCGTGCCGGTGATCGGCCATCCCAAGGCCGAGAAGGTCTTGATGACCCTCAAGGACGACAACGGCGACTACATCTACCGCCAGCCGGGCCAGCCCCGGGCCGAGGGGGCCGAGCGTCCCCTGGTGTGGGGCGAGCCTTTCGTGCGCGACCCCAACGTGCTCACCAATCTGGGCGACGGCACCGACGAGACCCGCCTGTTCGCGGGCGACTTCGCGGGCAGCGCCCTGGTGGGCCTGCGCCAGGGTTTGGTGGTCAAGACCAACCCCTGGGCCGAGCCCTACTTCTCCTACAACCAGACCGCCTTCCTGGCCGAGGTGCGCATGGGCTTCAACCTGAGCGAGGAGAAGCGTTTCGCCATGCTCAGCGCGGTGCCCACCGCCTAA
- the terL gene encoding phage terminase large subunit, which translates to MSALAARKMTSARFRQRAAQVVGRLAAEAGAFGPGDPARSERRARAAEDPLYFCATYLPHYFNCAFAPFHRELIGLLEQRGSAVVPVAVAAPRGFAKTTLVSFGYVLHQVLFGRRRFVVLGSDTADLANDLTNYLRLELELNPRLEEDFGPARRPEGPAGDFVVGGRTRILARGSGQRLRGVKHGRFRPDLVILDDLENDKNVKNPRLVRACLEWVSAAVYPAIDPTGSLFIIGTILARRSALATLVGSPEEPWKRYTRRVYRALDDAGRSLWEERHPAKELLQQKRLMGTRAFNTEKQNNPLDDNGMFQEEWLRSYHPAELGGKELAVAGFLDPSLATGERGDFKAVITVGLDRAAQVFYVLDAFIRRCSLDQLVRAVLRRQQRHQYLVFGVEDNLFQRLLLDEFSRAACEAGVVLPLKGVTQRLSKELRLAGLSPLVERGLVRFRPEHSDQGELIEQLLNFPTPKVHDDGPDALEGAVSLLRSTGPNVW; encoded by the coding sequence GTGAGCGCCCTGGCCGCCCGCAAGATGACCAGCGCCCGCTTTAGGCAGCGGGCCGCCCAGGTGGTGGGGCGTCTGGCCGCCGAGGCCGGGGCCTTCGGACCGGGCGACCCGGCCCGCTCCGAGCGCCGGGCGCGGGCGGCGGAAGACCCCCTGTACTTTTGTGCCACCTATCTGCCCCATTACTTCAACTGCGCCTTCGCGCCTTTCCACCGCGAGCTGATCGGCCTGTTGGAACAGCGGGGCAGCGCGGTGGTGCCGGTGGCCGTGGCCGCGCCGCGCGGTTTTGCCAAGACCACCCTGGTGAGCTTCGGCTACGTGCTGCACCAGGTGTTGTTCGGGCGGCGGCGCTTCGTGGTCCTGGGCAGCGACACTGCCGATCTGGCCAACGACCTGACCAACTACCTGCGCCTGGAGCTGGAGCTCAACCCCCGCCTGGAGGAGGACTTCGGCCCGGCCCGGCGCCCCGAGGGCCCGGCGGGCGACTTCGTGGTGGGCGGGCGCACCCGCATCCTGGCCCGGGGCAGCGGCCAGCGTTTGCGCGGGGTGAAGCACGGCCGCTTCCGCCCCGATCTGGTGATCCTGGACGATCTGGAAAACGACAAGAACGTGAAGAACCCGCGCCTGGTGCGGGCCTGTTTGGAGTGGGTGAGCGCGGCGGTGTACCCGGCCATCGACCCCACGGGCAGCCTGTTCATCATCGGCACCATCCTGGCCCGGCGCAGCGCCCTGGCCACCCTGGTGGGCTCGCCCGAGGAGCCCTGGAAGCGCTACACCCGGCGGGTCTACCGCGCCCTGGACGACGCGGGGCGCAGCCTATGGGAGGAGCGTCACCCGGCCAAGGAGCTGCTCCAGCAAAAGCGGCTCATGGGCACCCGGGCCTTTAATACCGAGAAGCAGAACAACCCCCTGGACGACAACGGCATGTTCCAGGAGGAGTGGCTGCGCTCCTACCATCCCGCCGAGCTGGGGGGTAAGGAGCTGGCCGTGGCCGGGTTCCTGGACCCCTCCCTGGCCACCGGCGAACGGGGCGACTTCAAGGCGGTGATCACCGTGGGCCTGGACCGGGCCGCCCAGGTGTTCTACGTGCTGGACGCCTTTATCCGGCGCTGCTCCCTGGATCAGCTGGTGCGCGCGGTGCTGCGCCGCCAGCAGCGCCACCAATACCTGGTCTTCGGGGTGGAGGACAACCTGTTCCAGCGCCTGCTATTGGACGAGTTCTCCCGCGCCGCCTGCGAGGCCGGGGTGGTGCTGCCGCTCAAGGGCGTGACCCAGCGCCTGTCCAAGGAGCTGCGCCTGGCCGGCCTGAGCCCCCTGGTGGAGCGGGGCCTGGTGCGTTTCCGGCCAGAGCACTCCGACCAGGGCGAGCTGATCGAGCAGCTTCTCAATTTTCCCACCCCCAAGGTGCACGACGACGGACCCGACGCCCTGGAGGGCGCGGTGAGCCTGCTGCGCTCCACGGGGCCCAACGTCTGGTGA
- a CDS encoding phage portal protein has product MKAWLSKLFPSSLGKRLELPPAPPGPPPFLGGSSTRGRSRQLAAYQGWVFAAVSAIARRMAGVPLRLFADQGPEVSAHPVLSLLARPNPLLTGRQLRYTLCLHLELTGMAFVLVLNNALGRPAELWPLSPGDLIEIASGSDTRQPIERFVFADSQGQRVEYAPSQVLYFRHPSPTSLVYGASPIEAMAHAFDIDLAVRIYQRNFFRNSARPEVVLSTDQRLTEDEARRVLTRWRQKHQGLSHVFEPTVLDGGLKATPLAYSAKDFEFMDLAGWTQDNILAAYGVPAGKLGLVKDVNRANAQGIEVTFNAECIRPRLELWEDVMNAFLLPRYGQGLSLRHDNPVPSDRAQAHKEAMAQLDRGVITINELRAAQGREPVAWGHQPLLPASPEGPVAMGLEPELAVGLHEAWPRLEARFAGWSAGRVARELERKPELIDGMLPPALPPQQRGRLQKQLRSCLTRGLDIKQTMRELSSPRQGDES; this is encoded by the coding sequence ATGAAAGCCTGGCTGAGCAAGTTATTTCCGTCCTCCCTCGGCAAGCGCCTGGAGCTGCCCCCCGCGCCCCCCGGCCCGCCGCCCTTTTTGGGCGGCAGCAGCACCCGGGGCCGCTCCCGCCAACTGGCCGCCTACCAGGGCTGGGTCTTCGCGGCGGTGAGCGCCATCGCCCGGCGCATGGCCGGGGTGCCGCTGAGGCTCTTCGCCGACCAAGGCCCGGAGGTGAGCGCCCATCCGGTGCTCTCGCTGTTGGCCCGGCCCAACCCCCTGCTCACCGGCAGGCAGCTGCGCTACACGCTCTGCCTGCACCTGGAGCTCACGGGCATGGCCTTCGTGCTGGTGCTCAACAACGCCCTGGGGCGGCCGGCGGAGCTGTGGCCCCTGAGCCCCGGCGACCTCATCGAGATCGCCTCGGGCAGCGACACGAGGCAGCCCATAGAGCGCTTCGTGTTCGCCGACAGCCAGGGCCAGAGGGTGGAGTACGCGCCCAGCCAGGTGCTCTATTTCCGCCACCCCAGCCCCACCAGCCTGGTCTACGGGGCCAGCCCCATCGAGGCCATGGCCCACGCCTTTGACATCGACCTGGCGGTGCGCATCTATCAGCGCAACTTTTTCCGCAACTCGGCCCGGCCCGAGGTGGTGCTAAGCACCGACCAGCGCCTTACCGAGGACGAGGCCCGCCGGGTGCTCACCCGCTGGCGGCAGAAGCACCAGGGGTTGTCCCACGTCTTCGAACCCACGGTGCTGGACGGCGGGCTCAAGGCCACGCCCCTGGCCTACTCAGCCAAGGACTTCGAGTTCATGGACCTGGCGGGCTGGACCCAGGACAACATCCTGGCCGCCTACGGGGTGCCGGCGGGCAAGCTGGGCCTGGTCAAGGACGTGAACCGGGCCAACGCCCAGGGCATCGAGGTGACCTTCAACGCCGAGTGCATCCGGCCCCGCTTGGAGCTGTGGGAGGACGTGATGAACGCCTTCCTGCTGCCCCGCTACGGCCAGGGGCTTTCGCTCCGCCACGATAACCCGGTGCCCAGCGACCGGGCCCAGGCCCACAAGGAGGCCATGGCCCAGCTGGACCGGGGGGTGATCACCATCAACGAGCTTCGGGCTGCCCAGGGCCGCGAGCCGGTGGCCTGGGGGCACCAGCCTCTGCTGCCCGCCTCTCCGGAAGGCCCCGTAGCCATGGGCCTGGAGCCGGAGCTGGCCGTGGGCCTGCATGAGGCCTGGCCTCGTTTGGAGGCGCGCTTCGCCGGGTGGTCCGCCGGGCGGGTGGCACGGGAGTTGGAGCGAAAGCCGGAGCTGATCGACGGGATGCTGCCCCCGGCTCTGCCCCCCCAGCAACGGGGCCGCCTGCAAAAGCAACTACGGAGCTGCCTAACCCGGGGGCTCGACATCAAGCAAACCATGCGGGAGCTCAGTTCCCCCCGCCAAGGAGACGAGTCATGA
- a CDS encoding HK97 family phage prohead protease: MKLVHKVMDFEVSRADEDKRTFWAVASSPTVDRQGDLVEPTGWDFANFLKNPVIPWAHDYASPPVARALAVKVENGRLLFKAQFPTAEEYAFADTIYRLYKGGYLRAFSVGFAPLESEVATHRLNGRALTGTRYLRQELYEISCVTLPANPEALVALGIKGRSTPSPATPGAPQPTALNPGAARALVSAALGQAVVKRIRYHLGLVD, encoded by the coding sequence ATGAAGCTGGTGCACAAGGTGATGGATTTCGAGGTGAGCCGGGCCGACGAGGACAAGCGCACCTTCTGGGCGGTGGCCTCCAGCCCCACGGTGGACCGCCAGGGCGACCTGGTGGAGCCCACGGGCTGGGACTTCGCCAACTTTCTGAAGAATCCGGTGATCCCCTGGGCCCATGACTACGCCTCGCCTCCCGTGGCCCGCGCCCTGGCGGTGAAGGTGGAGAACGGGCGGCTGTTGTTCAAGGCCCAGTTCCCCACTGCCGAGGAGTACGCCTTTGCCGACACCATCTACCGCCTTTACAAAGGCGGCTATCTGCGCGCCTTCTCGGTGGGCTTCGCGCCGCTGGAGAGCGAGGTGGCCACCCACCGCCTGAACGGCCGCGCCCTGACCGGAACCCGCTACCTTCGGCAGGAGCTCTACGAGATCTCCTGCGTGACCCTGCCGGCCAACCCCGAGGCCCTGGTGGCCCTGGGAATCAAGGGCCGCTCCACCCCCTCCCCGGCCACGCCGGGCGCGCCGCAACCAACGGCGCTTAACCCCGGAGCGGCCCGGGCATTGGTCTCGGCCGCCCTGGGCCAGGCGGTGGTGAAACGCATCCGCTATCACCTGGGCCTGGTGGACTAA
- a CDS encoding phage gp6-like head-tail connector protein translates to MALSNDALTTLAELKEYLAIAATEHDGLLERLIEAVSAQFNAYTGRKLRARDYSYQSEDAAFDPDNALLSGAGYAELLLPQYPVISLSSLVLEGRAIAPASGGVGWVLDAGAGVLTLLDRVFPRGAHNVGLIYRAGFATTPPDLAQAAIEQAATRFQESGAGHGRLGMSARTLADGSVSYHAGALMPQVKAVLDRYRNRSLL, encoded by the coding sequence ATGGCCCTATCCAACGACGCCCTGACCACCCTGGCCGAGCTCAAGGAGTACTTGGCCATCGCCGCCACGGAGCACGACGGCCTCCTGGAGCGGCTCATCGAGGCGGTGAGCGCCCAGTTCAACGCCTACACCGGCCGCAAGCTCAGAGCCCGCGACTACTCCTACCAAAGCGAGGACGCGGCCTTTGACCCGGACAACGCGCTCTTGTCCGGCGCGGGCTACGCCGAACTCCTATTGCCGCAGTACCCGGTGATCAGCCTGAGCAGCCTGGTTTTGGAGGGGCGGGCCATCGCCCCGGCAAGCGGGGGCGTGGGCTGGGTCTTGGACGCCGGGGCCGGGGTGCTCACCCTGTTGGACCGGGTGTTCCCCCGGGGGGCGCACAACGTGGGGCTCATTTACCGCGCCGGTTTCGCCACCACGCCCCCGGACCTGGCCCAGGCGGCCATCGAGCAGGCGGCCACCCGCTTCCAGGAGTCCGGGGCGGGTCACGGCCGCCTGGGCATGAGCGCCCGCACCCTGGCCGACGGCTCGGTGAGCTACCACGCCGGGGCGCTCATGCCCCAGGTCAAGGCGGTCTTGGACCGCTACCGCAACCGGAGCCTGCTGTGA